The nucleotide sequence CATAGCCTGGTTCATCTAAGCTAGTCTCATaccataaaccaaaatctaaaatccaaaaaccaaaaactataattcaaaaactattaaaaacttTCAAGTCTTTAAGAGGTGTTTCAGATTAAGTTATGTATATCTTTAAAATagtgtttaattaaattatctttaattttattgagattAACCGTTTATAAtgtcatttattaaaatttattgacgaactcaaaatgtttgaaaaatctaaaacagGTTTCCAGGTTATAGAACATTTTCCACAATTTCCAAAAtagcatttattttttttaataatagttcTTGGTTTTGAACGCGTCGAATACATTAAAAGAAACACATTTGCATTGGTTCACATCACCCATATGTGCTGGTCTGCAGAGAATATTTGTTGCCACCTTACTCGTGAGTTGTTAGTTTATGAGAGAGTTAGAGACAAGTGTTTCGTTAGATGTCATATGGAGAAATTCATGCACATGAAATAGAATGCAACCTTGCATTTtcatatgtttatataatatgaattCTAATTAAAGAAGAAGCGAACACAAAGCTATCAAGTAATACAGTGGGTGATCATTATAAATTGACACATATCGTTAAAAAGTATGTTCATCGCATCCTCCATATGACACCAAATGAGACACTTGCCTCCAACACTCTCGTAAGCTTGGTTATATGACTCTTGGACGCGCCCCACGCGCCcctcttttttctctcaaattaCGCGACCAATTTCGTTCTCCTTCACCTTCGCCGATCTCGGCATTGGCTCCCTCCAGCCGCTATGGCtaaaaagaaatccaaaacaCCTCCCCGCAGTCTCCCTACTGGACCTGTCAATTCTCTTTTACCAAACCCATCTATAGTACCGCCTGATTCGTCGAAATCAGCTGGctgctcttcctctctttctagATCTGAGAAGTTACCTGAGTCCAACAAAGACATCGGCTAACTCAGTAGAATCTGTACCCAGCGCGCCTCCTGCGGTGGCGGCATTGGCTACCGAAAATCCTACCCCTACTGCTCCAATTCCGGTAGTCAACCTGTTGGCGACAACCACTGGCACCAGTCACGAACCGACTAGCGGAACCCCACCCCCTGGTTTACCACCGGCTGTAGCGACCACAACGATTCCCCTTCCACCTGTCAAGCAAAGCGTGCAAGGGGCCGATTCTCCTTGGAAGAACCTCGTCAATGGTAACCAAATCAAACTGGAGAAGAAGGGTACCCCATTCATCCTTGACTCCGGTGAAGCCTGTGTGACAATTCCGAACTCCgtcattgaaaagaaaaagaaagcttgGGATAGCTTTATCCTTGGTCAATTCTATGAAGATCCTCCTTCCCGTGGTGCAGTTCAAGCTATTGTTAATGATATTTGGAGTCGCCAGAGAAAATATATCTCAGTCTCCAAAATGGAAGGGAATTAGTTCCTCTTTAGAGTCCTATGCCTAAATACCCGCTGACGAATTCTGAGCCAAAGCCTTTGGCAAATTGACAGTCAATCAATGTTTGTAGCCAAATGGTCTCCAGAagtccaaacaacaaaaccagAGCTGTCCATGGTCCCGGTATGGCTTGAATTTGTGGGTGTCCCTTTGCAATTTTTCAATCGTGAGGGCCTTGAGCACATAGCAGGACTCGTCGGGCACCCTGTTTGCCTCTACCCGCATACTGAGAATCTGATCAACGTTGAAGTAGCCAAGGTCTATACTGTCATCGATCCGAGGATACCACTCCCAGAGGCAGTAAATGCTCATTTCGAATCCGGGCTGATAAAACGGATACAAGTTTCTAGTCCCTGGTTGCCCTCTCTCTGTAACCATTGCAAACAGGTGGGCCATACTGTATCTCGCTGCTCCAAAGCGCCTGCTACATGCACCACCTGTGGCTCAGTCAAACATCTCACTGCAGACTGTCCTAGGGTGAAGAAAGACAAGCGACAGGAGAAACAATCTATTGCTAGCCAACTACCTATCGTTGGTACAAATCCTCCTGCACCTGCACAAGGACAAAACCAGGCACTCCCCTCACCACAATCTACTCAACCACTTATTATAGCATCCTCTCCGCTGGACTCTGCTGTATCTACGGGTACAAACTTCCTTGCGGCAACCAATGCTACCTCAAGTACGGGGAACAGACATCATGTCACCCTCCCAGCCCCCTCAGTGGTAGGACATTCTCCCTCACGTACTGCTTTGAGGCTTGATGAAAGGCAGCTTTGCATTGACTTGAGGGATAACCTGTTCTCTCATCTATCACCGAAGGACGATGAAACGGCTGATGATCCCTCTCAAATCAAATCTGACAGCTCTAACAACCTATCTGAGGACGATGACAATCCAGAAGTGGATGAGGACCGTTTTTTGAAGGTCGTGTCCAAACGGATGCAGAGGCACAAGCTGCGTAAGGAAAGGGCCGGAGGTCCCATAAACCTCTAACCCCCATATccatttatgaatattttttgttggaatgtaaGAGGTCTTAATGACCATGTAAAGCGGAAAAGCATTCGGAAATGGCTGAAACTACACCAGCCGCTTTTTGGTGGGATTCTTGAAACCCATGTAAGTCCCCTGAACGCGTAAGCTATAGTAACTAGCGTACTTCCAGGTTGGTATTTTGTAAATAACTATGAGTTCTCAGAACTTGGGAGGATATGGATTGTCTGGCACCCTTCTGTTCAAGTTACCATTATCCGCAAATCTCTGCAGATGATCACTTGTCAGATTAAGCTGTCTTTTGTCTATCACAACATTCTTGTCTCTATAGTCTATGCCTCGTCTACTTGTGCCTCTGCCAGGAAGGAACTATGGGAGGAGATCGATGACACAGCATCTGCTACCTCTGCTATTCCCTGGACTGTTCTAGGGGATTTCAATCAAACGTTGTTTCCACATGAGCACTCCTCGCAAGATGCAAACCTCACTACTTCAGGTATGCGTGCCCTCGAACAATGTCTAAGTATCTCCTCATTAGCGGATCTCCCCTACTGTGGTAACACTTTTACATGGACAAACAAACATACTGTTGGACTAATCGCTAAAAAGCTGGATAGGATTCTTGTCAATGATGAATGGATCACTGGATTTCCCTCCTCTTTAGCTGTACTTGGGGAACCTGCATTCTCAGATCACAGTCCCTGCTGCTTATCCCTCGACAGTCATGCACCACAGCGGAAAAAGCCATTCTAGTTCCTGGTTATGTTGAATCAGCACCCTGATTTCGCCCCTCTCATCAAGATTTGGTGGGATGCATTAGCTTTCGATGGAACCAAAATGTTTGTCATTGCCAAAAAACTGAAAGCTCTTAAATCTGTGATAAGGGAGTTTAGTAAGACCACCTACTCAGGGATAGAGAAGAGGACTCAAGAGGCGTACCTTCAACTCCTTCACTGTCAAAATGAACTCCTACCGCTGCCTTCCACTGACTTGATCATCTAGGAGAAAGAGGCTCATAAAGCCTGGTCCCTTCTTGCAAAAGCTGAGGAATCCTACCTGAGACAGAAATCACGCATCTGTTGGTTGGAGGATGGGGATACAAACTCAAGATTCTTCCATCGCTCCATCATTACTAGACAGGGTTTCAATGAAATTATCCTCTTCCTTGATAACAATGATCAGGTAGTAGACTCGAAGCAAGGTATCCAGTCTCTAGTGGTGGATTTCTACGAAAACCTCCTAGGCAACCAGACTCAACTCACTACTGCCTCTGtctcagaaatttctgatttgCTTCCTCAAACATGCTCTCCAGCCGCTATACAAACTCTTTTGACCCATGTAACACCTGAGGAAATTCGCAGTGTTGTCTTCTCGTTGCCGAAGAACAAAGCTCCGGGCCTGGATGGCTTTTGTGTCGAATTTTTCACGTCACAATGGGACACGGTAGGGAAATCAGTGGTTGAGGCTGTTCTTGAATTCTTCAACACTGGAAAGATGCTCAAACAATGGAACGCAACAATTTTGACTCTTGTCCCTAAGGTCCCGAATGCACAAAGGATTGGGACGCGGCCGAAATGAAGGAGCATGAGTGGGCCGTATCGGAAGCTTAGGGAACGAAGAGAACGGTGAGGGTGGAGGCTTAGCTGGTGGAGGCTTAGCTGGTGGAGGTTACCAATCACGGGAAGTCGCCATGGAGAAGGTGGTAGGTTGGGTTTGGTAGCGGGTCGTTTGAGTAGTCGGTTTAGGAGAAGAAGTGCTAGGATTGTTGTTAGGGAAAGAGAGATGATTATCATTTCCATTCTGTACTTTGAAACTAAAATCAAATCTCTCACtcgttgatatatttttgttacaatgaataaaacaaaactcttttaACTACCACCAGGTGTTTGTTCCACCATGAGTTAGACAATAACAAGGTATTTTTCAACTATGgatttaaaagagtttaaatcTTTGGATAATATGTTCTTGTTCAacaattgaatttaaatatatgtatatataggaCATGCTATTTGTAAATCATGTTTGTGAGGTTTTAATGTTTGATATGTATTCAACCAAAATTTTCGTacttcatttaattttattgctattcaaaacaaaataaaaattattttttgatcaAGATGATTATAATAAGTTCAAATCATATAATCATATGAGTATGTGGTAAACAGTTGTCGATGTTGCGTCATCCGATCGTAAGGGAGTGAAATGGACAGTCATGAGTCTTATGACATAGCCTGGTTCATCTAAGCTAGTCTCATaccataaaccaaaatctaaaatccaaaaaccaaaaactataattcaaaaactattaaaaacttTCAAGTCTTTAAGAGGTGTTTTAGATTAAGTTATGTATATCTTTAAAATagtgtttaattaaattatctttaattttattgagattAACCGTTTATAAtgtcatttattaaaatttattgacgaactcaaaatgtttgaaaaatctaaaacagGTTTCCAGGTTATAGAACATTTTCCACAATTTCCAAAAtagcatttatttattttaataatagttCTTGGTTTTGAACGCGTCGAATACATTAAAAGAAACACATTTGCATTGGTTCACATCACCCATATGTGCTGGTCTGCAGAGAATATTTGTTGCCACCTTACTCGTGAGTTGTTAGTTTATGAGAGAGTTAGAGACAAGTGTTTCGTTAGATGTCATATGGAGAAATTCATGCACATGAAATAGAATGCAACCTTGCATTTtcatatgtttatataatatgaattCTAATTAAAGAAGAAGCGAACACAAAGCTATCAAGTAATACAGTGGGTGATCATTATAAATTGACACATATCGTTAAAAAGTATGTTCATCGCATCCTCCATATGACACCAAATGAGACACTTGCCTCCAACACTCTCGTAAGCTTGGTTATATGACTCTTGGACGCGCCCCACGCGCCcctcttttttctctcaaattaCGCGACcaatttcgttttcttttcaCCTTCGCCGATCTCGGCGTTGGCTCCCTCCAGCCGCCATGGCTAAAAAGAAACCCAAATCACCTCCCCGCAGTCTCCTTACTGGACCTGTCAATTCTCTTTTACCAAACCCATCTATAGCACCGCCTGATTCGTCGAAATCAGCTGGctgctcttcctctctttctagATCTGAGAAGTTACCTGAGTCCAACAAAGACATCGGCTAACTCAGTAGAATCTGTACCCACCGCGCCTCCTGCGGCGGCGGCATTGGCTACCGAAAACCCTACCCCTACTGCTCCAATTCCGGTAGTCAACCTGTTGGCGACAACCACTGGCACCAGTCACGAGCCGACTAGCGGAACCCCACCCCCTGGTTTGCCGCCGGCTGTAGGGACCACAACGCTTCTCCTTCCACCTATCAAGCAAAGCGTGCAAGGGGCCGATTCTCCTTGGAAGAACCTCGTCAATGGTAACCAAATCAAACTGGAGAAGAAGGGTACCCCATTCACACTTGACTTCGGTGAAGCCTGTTTGACAATTCCGAACTCCGTCATtgaaaagaacaagaaagcttGGGATAGCTTTATCCTTGGTCAATTCTATGAAGATCCTCCTTCCCGTGGTGCAGTTCAAGCTATTGTTAATGATATTTGGAGTCGCCAGAGAAAATATATCTCAGTCTCCAAAATGGAAGGGAATTCGTTCCTCTTTAGAGTCCCATGCTCAGGTTTTGAGGCCACGTGCAAACACACCTATTTGGACTGCTCAGGTTTGGTTCAAGGGAGCAATCCCTTATCATGCTTTCCTGTTTTGGCTGATGCATCAAGATAGACTCCCCATAAGGACGCGCCTGCTACGCTGGGGACTTCAAATTGATCCCAGTTGTTGCATTTGTGGACTTCTCCCTGAGACTCGAGAGCACCTGTTCCTGCGATGTAAGCTCAGTGAGGATCTATGGTCTGCAGTCACCTGTCGCCTAGGATATATGCCATTCTCCTTCCACACATGGGATGCCTTTTCAGCTTGGTTGGACCTTAAAGACAACACTGCACCAAGGAGTCTGCGCCGATTAGCTGCCCAAGCAACTATTTATGCAATCTGGTCAGAGCGCAACAACTGCTATCACAATAATGTATCCATGGATGGCCCTCTTCTTTTCAAACGACTTGATAGGCAAATCCGTGACGCCCTCTTGGCAAAGCAAAAAAGGCGAAACTTCAAAGACCTTCTACTTGTTTGGCTAAAATATGACTAGGCTCCTACTC is from Camelina sativa cultivar DH55 chromosome 20, Cs, whole genome shotgun sequence and encodes:
- the LOC104770968 gene encoding uncharacterized protein LOC104770968 — encoded protein: MFVAKWSPEVQTTKPELSMVPVWLEFVGVPLQFFNREGLEHIAGLVGHPVCLYPHTENLINVEVAKVYTVIDPRIPLPEAVNAHFESGLIKRIQVSSPWLPSLCNHCKQVGHTVSRCSKAPATCTTCGSVKHLTADCPRVKKDKRQEKQSIASQLPIVGTNPPAPAQGQNQALPSPQSTQPLIIASSPLDSAVSTGTNFLAATNATSSTGNRHHVTLPAPSVVGHSPSRTALRLDERQLCIDLRDNLFSHLSPKDDETADDPSQIKSDSSNNLSEDDDNPEVDEDRFLKVVSKRMQRHKLRKERAGGPINL